From Xiphophorus hellerii strain 12219 chromosome 6, Xiphophorus_hellerii-4.1, whole genome shotgun sequence, the proteins below share one genomic window:
- the dis3l2 gene encoding DIS3-like exonuclease 2, producing MDPAQQSNKTKRHRGMRRSQNQSAATPPKDAYARLLSQHRSSMFTSYLAQYAQDSLTQKEENDSSASLQAHSDRLNLPQQKKDHVLIEFPDSSDFSPSSSKKKGEESSLSLYMEKLSSHSDQQECERKPGVSERRRRGQRRDTTTSQDGDIESGEELAGSRSNGPKKQQKQQKKRDDPNKNAGLKAAEVYAGPQTPTTNAGASEQEQEKGRKSKKKNQPKKPEEEKNREAVLKLSADPQTPSPKPKQGKPQQPAGVNSLGAKGKNKGDGRSKKQVFESYMSLEEVSHGLKRGELYQGQLRINPKNYNEAFIPSPDDARDLFLDGVVARNRALNGDIVVIQILPREQWKVVKSDTDCDGTSESDTQMEHVLRTAQKSAGHGPSPNVRAEDQSNDPEELLRNRPDVSCADTGEHLEDPSTSRANADILQKTAKVVYIVERKHSRAVTGHLKFLPDKPFAMFSPVDHRVPRINVKLDDCPAEFRANPGDFAKTLLICQITDWAADSNFAEGRLAKTLGQAGEIEPETEGIMIEYNVDFSEFPQEVLDCLPKTLPWTIPPEEIEKRRDLRKECIFTIDPATARDLDDALSCKQLPDGNFEVGVHIADVSYFVKEGTSLDNMASQRATSVYLVQMVVPMLPRLLCEELCSLNPLTDRLTFSVIWKLTPEGKILDEWFGRSVMHSCVKLSYDDAQRLIEAPERLFPPDELPPIDAEHTVDEIHHAVLHLHSIAKNLRAQRFLGGALRLDQPKLSFTLDKETMTPQGCYIYEYRDCNKLVEEFMLLANMATATHIYRAFPTLALLRRHPPPKAKLVKELEVLCNQLGLNMDFTSAGTIHKSLCAIYGDDEYSVYRRQVLNNMCSRPMQLALYFCTGTRLQREHFQHYALNVPLYTHFTSPIRRYPDIIVHRLLAASLNLGPRLGLSTEEVQIRALHCNDKKTLSKKVQELSSELYFGVFVKECGPLESNAMVMGVLDKSFDVLVIKYGVQKRIYCKSIAGLDSYRYRKVEKVPQLVLVWTSDDEESPPVEQVISIFSVVDVQLKTDEVPLKYSALLKRPEKIAS from the exons ATGGATCCTGCTCAGCAGTCCAACAAGACCAAGCGGCATCGAGGGATGAGGCGCAGCCAGAATCAGTCGGCGGCGACTCCTCCAAAAGATGCCTACGCCAGGCTGCTGAGCCAGCACCGCAGCAGTATGTTCACTTCCTATCTAGCACAGTACGCACAGGACTCGTTAACTCAAAAAGAGGAAAACGACTCCAGCGCGTCGCTCCAAGCACACAGCGACAGGCTTAACTTgccacaacaaaaaaaggacCATGTGCTGATCGAGTTCCCCGACTCAAGCGACTTCTCTCCGTCCTCCTCAAAAAAGAAAGGGGAAGAGAGCTCACTGTCCTTATATATGGAGAAGTTAAGCAGTCATAGTGACCAGCAGGAGTGCGAAAGGAAGCCAGGTGTGAGTGAGCGACGACGACGGGGCCAGAGGAGGGACACCACCACCAGCCAGGACGGAGACATCGAATCCGGCGAGGAGCTTGCCGGTTCGCGAAGCAACGGCCcaaagaaacagcagaaacagcaaaagaaaagggATGATCCAAACAAAAACGCTGGCCTCAAGGCAGCCGAGGTCTATGCCGGGCCTCAGACCCCAACAACGAACGCTGGTGCAAGCGAGCAGGAGCAAGAGAAAGGGAGGAAGtcgaagaaaaaaaaccaaccgaAGAAaccagaggaggagaaaaacaggGAGGCAGTTTTAAAATTATCCGCTGATCCTCAAACACCGAGTCCTAAACCAAAACAGGGTAAACCTCAGCAGCCTGCAG GAGTAAATTCTCTAGGCGCGAAAGGTAAGAACAAAGGAGACGGGAGATCAAAGAAGCAGGTGTTTGAGTCCTACATGAGCTTGGAGGAGGTTTCCCATGGCCTGAAAAGAGGAGAGCTTTACCAG GGACAATTAAGAATCAATCCCAAGAATTACAATGAAGCCTTTATTCCGTCTCCT GACGACGCGCGTGATCTATTCCTGGACGGAGTCGTTGCCCGCAACAGGGCGCTTAACGGAGACATAGTGGTGATTCAGATTCTCCCTCGGGAACAGTGGAAG GTGGTGAAGTCTGACACCGACTGCGACGGCACCAGTGAGTCGGACACACAGATGGAGCATGTGCTGCGAACGGCCCAGAAGAGCGCAGGGCACGGCCCGAGTCCTAATGTCAGAGCCGAGGACCAGTCGAACGACCCGGAGGAACTGCTTAGGAACCGTCCTGATGTCTCTTGCGCTGACACCG GGGAACATCTGGAAGATCCTTCAACATCCCGAGCCAACGCTGATATCCTCCAAAAGACGGCTAAA GTGGTTTACATCGTTGAGAGAAAACACTCCCGAGCCGTCACAGGCCATCTGAAGTTCCTACCAGACAAGCCCTTCGCCATGTTCTCTCCCGTAGACCACCGGGTGCCACGaataaacgtcaaactcgacgACTGTCCCGCAGAGTTCAGAGCCAACCCGGGCGACTTCGCCAAGACCCTGTTGATCTGCCAGATCACCGACTGGGCAGCCGACAGCAACTTTGCCGAAGG CCGACTTGCTAAGACCCTGGGTCAAGCAGGAGAGATTGAGCCGGAGACGGAAGGAATCATGATCGAGTACAACGTGGATTTTTCAGAGTTCCCACAAGAGGTGTTGGACTGTCTTCCTAAGACGCTCCCGTGGACCATCCCACCAGAGGAGATTGAAAAGAGGAGGGACCTCCG gaaGGAGTGTATCTTCACGATCGATCCTGCCACTGCCAGAGACCTGGACGACGCCCTGTCTTGTAAACAACTCCCAGACG GCAACTTTGAGGTCGGAGTTCACATCGCTGACGTCAGCTATTTTGTGAAGGAAGGCACCTCGCTTGACAACATGGCCTCCCAAAGAGCCACCAGCGTTTATCTCGTTCAAATG GTGGTGCCCATGCTGCCCAGGCTGCTGTGCGAGGAGCTGTGCAGCCTGAATCCTCTCACCGACAGACTCACCTTCTCCGTCATCTGGAAACTCACACCCGAGGGAAAG ATCCTGGACGAGTGGTTCGGCCGCTCGGTCATGCACTCCTGCGTGAAGCTGAGCTACGACGACGCTCAGCGATTGATCGAGGCTCCCGAGAGGTTATTCCCTCCCGACGAGCTTCCGCCCATCGACGCCGAGCACACCGTCGACGAGATCCACCACGCCGTGCTCCACCTGCACTCTATTGCCAAGAACCTTCGAGCTCAACGCTTTCTAGGGGGCGCTCTTAGACTGGACCAG ccGAAACTTTCTTTCACACTTGACAAAGAGACCATGACGCCCCAAGGTTGTTACATTTACGAATACAGAGACTGCAACAA gCTGGTGGAGGAGTTCATGCTGCTGGCTAACATGGCCACAGCGACCCACATTTACAGAGCGTTCCCTACGCTGGCGCTGCTGCGGCGCCACCCGCCGCCCAAAGCCAAGCTGGTGAAGGAGCTGGAGGTTCTGTGCAACCAGCTGGGCCTGAACATGGACTTCACCTCTGCAGGAACCATACAC AAGAGCCTCTGTGCCATTTATGGAGATGACGAGTACTCGGTTTACAGGAGACAAGTCCTTAATAACATGTGCTCCAGACCCATGCAG CTGGCCTTGTACTTCTGTACCGGTACGAGGCTGCAGAGGGAACATTTTCAGCACTACGCTCTCAACGTTCCCCTCTACACACACTTCACATCGCCCATCAGGCGCTACCCTGACATCATCGTGCACCGGCTGCTGGCGGCGTCTCTGA ACCTCGGGCCTCGTTTGGGCCTGTCGACAGAGGAAGTCCAAATACGGGCGTTGCACTGCAACGACAAGAAGACTTTGTCCAAGAAAGTGCAGGAGCTCAGCTCTGAGCTTTACTTCGGAGTGTTTGTGAAG GAGTGTGGCCCACTGGAGTCCAACGCCATGGTGATGGGTGTGCTGGATAAGTCCTTTGACGTTCTGGTTATCAAATACGGAGTCCAGAAACGCATCTACTGCAAG TCCATCGCGGGCTTGGACTCGTACCGCTACCGGAAGGTGGAGAAGGTCCCGCAGCTCGTGCTGGTCTGGACGAGTGACGATGAAGAAAGTCCCCCTGTAGAGCAG gTAATTTCCATCTTCTCTGTGGTGGACGTGCAGCTCAAGACGGACGAAGTGCCTCTGAAATACAGCGCGTTGCTCAAGAGGCCAGAAAAGATTGCTTCATAA